The Ensifer canadensis genomic sequence CTTCTGATCTGGCCTATTCTCATCACCAATAACGAAAACGGCCGCTGTCCTGGTCATGGACAGCGGCCGTTCTTGTCTTAGTCTAGCTACGCTCCGCTCAGGCCCCCGCCGGGTCGAGCAAGCCCATGTCGATATCGGTGAGTTCGACACGCCGCTCGAGCGCGATGCCCGCCTCGTCGAACAGATGGCAGTCGGCGGCACGTATGCCGGTCAACACCTGTTCCTCCGGGCGGATTGCCACCGTGCCCGGCAGCATCGCGCAATAGTTCTCCCCTTCACCGCTGATGGCGGCATAGGCAACGGTATGGGCGCCCAGGCGCTCGATCACCGTTGGCGTGACTGTCAGCAACAGGTCTCCGGCGCCGAGCAAAATGTGCTCGGGCCGGACGCCCAGCGTCAATGTCCGCCCAACCAGGCCATCGTGCGGCCTGACCGGGACGACAACCGTCTTCCCCTTGTAATCGACCTCTACGCCGGCATCGCTGACGCCTTTGCAGGTGACCGGCAGGAAGTTCATCTTCGGGTTGCCGATGAAACCGGCGACGAAAATGTTGGCTGGCTTATGGTAGAGCTCGAGCGGCGCGCCTGTCTGGGCGATTTCACCGGCATTGAGCACGACGATCCGGTCCGCCATCGTCATCGCTTCGACCTGGTCGTGCGTGACGTAGATCATCGTGGCCCGCAATTGCCGATGCAGCTTCGCCAATTCAATGCGCATGTCGGCGCGCAGCGCCGCATCGAGGTTAGAGAGCGGCTCGTCGAACAGAAAGATCTTCGGTTCGCGCACGATCGCCCGGCCGATGGCCACCCGTTGGCGCTGGCCGCCGGAGAGCATTCCCGGTTTTTGCTGTAGCCGCTGGTCCAGATGGAGAATGCGCGCTGCATGCTCCACCTTGGCCTTCAGTTTCTCTTCCGGCATGTTTTCCACGCGAAGCGGAAAGGCAATGTTCTCGAAGACAGACATGTGCGGGTAGAGCGCATAGGATTGGAACACCATCGCGATCCCGCGCTTGACCGGCGGCAGGTCGTTGACGCGTTTGCCATCGATCACGATGTCCCCCGAGCTGGTCTCATCGAGACCGGCTATCATCCTGAGCAATGTCGACTTGCCGCAGCCGGAGGGTCCGACGAAAACGACGAACTCACCGTTCCTGACTTCGAGCTGGATACCTTTCAGCACCTCGAATGTCCCGTAGAATTTCTGAACCGTATTGAGATTGAGCTGTCCCAAGAAACTGTCTCCGGCCACCGGCGAGAAGCGGCACGTTCGTAAGCGGATTGGCCTGGGCCGCGGACCAAAGATCCGCGGCCCGGTGATTTTACTTGTACTCTTCGAGGTCGGCGGCCGCCTTCTTCAAGGCGTCGGCCGGTTCGGCCTTGCCGGTCACCACCGACTGGACCATTGCGATGATGACGTTCTGGAAGCCCTTGTAGTCGGTAAAGAGCGGCTCCGGACCACCGAACGCGATGCCGTCGATGAACGGCTGCCAATAGGGGTCCTTCTTGACGAATTCGTCAACCATCGGCGACGGACGCAACGGCGTCAGGCCGGCCGCGCCTTGCAACTCATACTCACCTTGCGGACCGGGCGAGGTGATGAATTTGGCGAATTCGGTCGCCTTCTCTTCGACACCGGAGCCCTTGAAGATCGCCAGGCTGTCGGTAATCAGCAGCGTCCCCTCGCCCTTGGCCGATGGGCCGAGCGGCAGCGGCGCAACGCCCCAGTTGACCTTGGTGTCCTTCAGGCGCACGGCGGCACCAGACCCGCCCTGGATCATGCCGACCTTGCCGTCGAGGAAGATCGCGCGAACCTCGTTCTGTTCGTAGGCGGTCGCCCCTTCGACGGAATAGGGAGTGATGTCCTTGTAGGCCTGGAGCGCGGCGAGAACCTCCGGGCTGTCGATGACGATCTTGTCGCCATCGATCACCTTGCCGTTGTTGGTGTACACCCAGTGCATGAACTGGTGCATCGTGTTGTCGAAGGTCTTGGCCGGAAGGCCGTAACCGGCGATACCCGTCTTTTCCTTGATCGCCTTGGCGAACTCGATCTCTTCGGCCCAGGTCTTCGGCGGCTTCTCAGGATCAAGGCCGGCCTGCTTGAACAGGTCCTTGTTCCAATAGAGCGCCTTGGTCGAGAACGCGATCGGAACGCCCCACTGGTTGTCGTCGAAGGTCACCGTGTCGACGATGTTGGGGTAATAGCTCTTCTTTTCCTCGTCCGTCATCGGCACGGGAACGATGAGATCATTCTGGGCGAACTCCTTCAGCGTGCGCGAGCCGACATAGGCCATGGCGACCGGCGTGCCGGCAGCGGCAAGCGTCGTTGCCTTATCCTGGCACTGGGCCCAGCCGACAACTTCCGGCGTGACTTTCCAGCCTGGATTCTTTTCTTCCCACTGCTTGATGTATTTGGCGTGAACCGCATCCATGGTGTCGCCGCAGTAGATCCAGCTGATCTCCTGGTCGGCCGCCTGGGCGGTGACTGCGCCAAGCGCGGTCGAACCGAGCAGGGCGAGCGCGAGTACCCCTGTCTTGAATTGAATTGACACGTTGCAAGCTCCCGTTCTCTGGTGGTTGGTTGGTCTTATTGTTTCACCGCGCCTGCGGTCAGCCCGCTGACGAGATACCGTTGTAGGAGGAAGATCACGACGACCGCCGGCGCGATGCCGACGAAACTCGCCGCCATGAGCTCGTTCCAGATCACCTCTTGGCGACCGAAATAGGCGAAGAGCCCGACCGGTAGCGGCATGTATTCGCTCTTGGAGTTGAAGGTCAGGGCATAAATGAACTGCTGGGCATAGGCGCCGATGAAGGTGGTGATCGCCACCACGGTGATGCCCGGCATGGCGATCGGCAGGATCACGCGGCGCAGCGTATAGAAATGGCTCGCGCCATCGACGAAAGCGGCCTCGTCGAGCTCACGCGGAATGCGCATCATGTAAGTGCGCAACAGCCAGATCGCCGACGGGATAAGGAAGGCGACACCCGGCATGATCATGGCGAGATAGGTGTTGAGCACGCCGAAGCTGCGCATCAGCCGGAAAAGCGGAATGAGCAGCACGGCGCCGGAGAACATGTTGACTGCGAGAAAGGCGCCGAGCAGCGCGCCGCTGCCGCGGAATTTGAAGCGGGCAAAGGCATAGGCCGCCGGAATGACCAGTATCAGCACGATGGCTGTGACGATGGTGGAGATGAAGAAGGAATTGAAGATGTACCGAGCGAAACCGGGCACGCTGTCCCACATGGTCCGATAGGCGGCGAATGATCCGTTTTCCGGCCAGAACTTGTAGGGGGAGGAAAAGAGCAGACCCAGCGGCTTCAGCGAAACGAGGAACCCCTCGACGAATGGCGCCAGAATGAAGGCCAGGAAAACAAAGATCCCGGCATAGATGGCGACGAGTTCGTACCAGCGATATCGGTTGATCAAGGCAGGCTGGCTCATTTCTGTTCTCCCGAGGACAGGCGGCTGGTGACCCGGAAATAGGCAAAGCAGAAGATCGACAGGAAGATGCAGATCAGCACCGCGCGTGCAGCACCCTCGCCGTATTTCTTCGACCCTATGGCGGTGCGGTAGGTATCGATGATCATCGTGGTAGTTTCGCCGTTCGGACCACCCTGCGTGAGGATCCAGATGATATCGAAGGAGTTAAAGGTCGCGATCAGCGACAACATCGACATCGTGATCAGCGACGGCACCAGCAGCGGCAGCGTGATGCGCCGGAATCGATAGAAGCGCCCTGCTCCATCCGTCCAGGCCGCCTCATACAGATCCTGCGGGATCGCCTGCATCGCAGCCAGCATGTAGAGCGTGACCAGCGGCACGCCGATCCACACGTCGGTAACGATTGTCGCCCAGAAGGCCGTCTCGCCGCGTGCGAGGAAAGCGATCGGTCCGTCGATGAGACCCCAGTTCTGCAGCACGCCGGAAATCATGCCGAACTGGCCGTTGTACATCCAGCCCCACATGAAGATGCCGATGGCCATCGGGACGATCCACGGCGGCATGGTGAGCAGCCGGAAAAGCGCGCGGCCGGGCACGGCTGCGTTCAGCATGGTCGCGCCGAAGACACCGATGATCATTTTGATCGAGACCGAGAAGAAGGTCCAAATGAAGGTGCGGAAGATGACCTCGGCGAAGGTCTCGTTGAAGATCTTGTCATAGTTGGCCCAGCCGACCCATTTCGTCGTCTTCTTCAGCGACGCGTCGGTGAACGACAGGATGAAGGTGTCGACAAGGGGATAGGCGACGATGACCGTGACGTAGAGCACGGCTGGTAGGAGCAGGATCCAGGCGAAGATGATCGTGCTGCGTTGAACACTCATCCCGCTTCTCCCCTCAAGCCGCGCGCGAGTGCAAGGCTTCGTCGAACCGATCCCAGATCGGCCTGAGATCGATCACGGTCCGCTTGCGCCGGGCCTCGTCCATCGACAAGGCGAGGATACCGGCTTCGAGCGCATCGATCGTCGAGACCGGCAGCGGCCGGCCGTCACGCACATGGCCGATGATGTCGGTCGCCATCTGCTCATCGGCGCCGTAGTGCTGCGACAGCTCGGTGGCCGCGTACTTGTTCTCGACCACCTTCTTGCCGCTCAGCATCTCGTGCACGTCAAAATAGCCGCGGATAAAATCCCCCTCGGCCATGCCCCGCGATCCCATGATGCAGAAGCGTCGGAACTGGTCCGGCACATTGAGATTGGTGTGGAAGTTCATGCCGACGCCATTGGCATATTCGACGATGGCGACCTGATAGTCGATGATGTCGCCGTCGCTGT encodes the following:
- a CDS encoding carbohydrate ABC transporter permease, which encodes MSVQRSTIIFAWILLLPAVLYVTVIVAYPLVDTFILSFTDASLKKTTKWVGWANYDKIFNETFAEVIFRTFIWTFFSVSIKMIIGVFGATMLNAAVPGRALFRLLTMPPWIVPMAIGIFMWGWMYNGQFGMISGVLQNWGLIDGPIAFLARGETAFWATIVTDVWIGVPLVTLYMLAAMQAIPQDLYEAAWTDGAGRFYRFRRITLPLLVPSLITMSMLSLIATFNSFDIIWILTQGGPNGETTTMIIDTYRTAIGSKKYGEGAARAVLICIFLSIFCFAYFRVTSRLSSGEQK
- a CDS encoding ABC transporter substrate-binding protein, with amino-acid sequence MSIQFKTGVLALALLGSTALGAVTAQAADQEISWIYCGDTMDAVHAKYIKQWEEKNPGWKVTPEVVGWAQCQDKATTLAAAGTPVAMAYVGSRTLKEFAQNDLIVPVPMTDEEKKSYYPNIVDTVTFDDNQWGVPIAFSTKALYWNKDLFKQAGLDPEKPPKTWAEEIEFAKAIKEKTGIAGYGLPAKTFDNTMHQFMHWVYTNNGKVIDGDKIVIDSPEVLAALQAYKDITPYSVEGATAYEQNEVRAIFLDGKVGMIQGGSGAAVRLKDTKVNWGVAPLPLGPSAKGEGTLLITDSLAIFKGSGVEEKATEFAKFITSPGPQGEYELQGAAGLTPLRPSPMVDEFVKKDPYWQPFIDGIAFGGPEPLFTDYKGFQNVIIAMVQSVVTGKAEPADALKKAAADLEEYK
- a CDS encoding ABC transporter ATP-binding protein — its product is MGQLNLNTVQKFYGTFEVLKGIQLEVRNGEFVVFVGPSGCGKSTLLRMIAGLDETSSGDIVIDGKRVNDLPPVKRGIAMVFQSYALYPHMSVFENIAFPLRVENMPEEKLKAKVEHAARILHLDQRLQQKPGMLSGGQRQRVAIGRAIVREPKIFLFDEPLSNLDAALRADMRIELAKLHRQLRATMIYVTHDQVEAMTMADRIVVLNAGEIAQTGAPLELYHKPANIFVAGFIGNPKMNFLPVTCKGVSDAGVEVDYKGKTVVVPVRPHDGLVGRTLTLGVRPEHILLGAGDLLLTVTPTVIERLGAHTVAYAAISGEGENYCAMLPGTVAIRPEEQVLTGIRAADCHLFDEAGIALERRVELTDIDMGLLDPAGA
- a CDS encoding carbohydrate ABC transporter permease; amino-acid sequence: MSQPALINRYRWYELVAIYAGIFVFLAFILAPFVEGFLVSLKPLGLLFSSPYKFWPENGSFAAYRTMWDSVPGFARYIFNSFFISTIVTAIVLILVIPAAYAFARFKFRGSGALLGAFLAVNMFSGAVLLIPLFRLMRSFGVLNTYLAMIMPGVAFLIPSAIWLLRTYMMRIPRELDEAAFVDGASHFYTLRRVILPIAMPGITVVAITTFIGAYAQQFIYALTFNSKSEYMPLPVGLFAYFGRQEVIWNELMAASFVGIAPAVVVIFLLQRYLVSGLTAGAVKQ